DNA from Canis lupus familiaris isolate Mischka breed German Shepherd chromosome 9, alternate assembly UU_Cfam_GSD_1.0, whole genome shotgun sequence:
AATGAGTCCATGGCCTAGCCTCTGCTCATGGAACTGAATGGGGACCTCAGGCACCCAGGGCCGGCTGCCCACCTTGGCCACATAGCTGAAGATGGCCATCAGGCCGTCCTGAACCTTCTTCTCACAGGGCACCACACAGCTCTGAACCAGTAGTTCGGGTGTATGCTCACTGGTCTGGGCCCGAAGCTTTCTGGGCACAGCCTGTGAACCACAGGACACCACATCAGGCAGTGTCTTGTGGTAACGTGGGGAGAGATCTGGGCTCTGCAAGTAGCAGAGGCCAATGCGCCACTGCTCCCCACGCACCCCACAGCGGTCACAAGGGGTCCACTCCCAGAAGGTGGTGAAGATGTGGAGGTTCCCGCGGTGCTCATCTGGAATGGGCTCCTGGCCCTGGTCCTTGAAGGTGGCCACCATTCCCTCACTGCTCTGGATGTCCACATCATAGGCATAAAAGTAGTCCCCCTTGCGGGTGCCACAAAAATACAAGCCCGAGTCCTCAGGCTGGGCCCGGAAAACCAACAGGCTGAACATGCGGATGCTGAAACGAACCAGCATGTCGCTGCCCACACGCACCTGGGATTCCTCTGTCAGCACCCGCCCGTCGAAGTCTGTCAGCACTTTGGTGTGGCGGCTGCCCAGGTGCTTTTGATAGTACCAGACCACAGCAGACACCTCCTCAGGCTTGCAGTGGCAGGGAAGCTCGAAGCTCATGTCGGCCAGGTAGGCTGCATTGTCAAATATCAGAAACGCGGGGCAAGGGGTCCTCTGAAAAATATTCTCCTTCTCCACAAGTTCAAAGGCCTGGAGACTCCCCCACACCCACAGGAGCACAGTGGGGTGGGCCATGTTCATGCCCACAAGAGGCAATGGTCAGGGGGGGCAGGGCAAAGCCAAGGCACTGAAAGGCCTACAGGACTTCTAGAAATCACTTCCAGGAGTGGGTATTTATATGAGAAAGGATTAAGTAGCCAGGAAGAGAAGCAAGAATCTGCAGAGGAAGTGGCCAAAGGCCAGGCAATTTATTCCCAGCTGATGTACAAGATGCCCTTCTCATGTTCCAGATGTGATCTTAAGGGAAAACCATTCTAGAACCTAGCCCTCTCTCCCCTTTCTAGAACACTGGCACTCGCCCAAGAATGGGTCAAGAGAAACCGGAATGAGAAGGGCACAGGTGCCAGAACAGGAAAATCTCTGCCTTCCTGCTTCAGGCCCTGCCTGCCTGGTTAGTGGAAAGGTCTTCCCTTTGGTTAATCCAGGAATTGAAGAAGACCCACCTGCCTGCATATCTGGCCATCTGAAGCCTGGGAGGCTGGCCAGACCTAAGCTGATGGCTTGGGGCTTTCCCAGGCTCCCCAGCGCAGGAATTCAGCCCCTGAGGAAATAGTATACCTCAATGAGGTAGCATTTGATTATTTGCCAGTTAAATGTCCATTCACTGGTTTGGGGTATTCCTGTTAAGAGCTGTGGAGATCAGTATTTGTTTACCATGGAAGatgaatgaatttgttttttatttttcttttctttcctcttcttatttattactattattactattactactactactgttATTTTGAATAGAGGCTTCAACGGGTATAGCCAGCATTTGGTTGGGCACACATTAATCTCTCAGGGCCTATGGGAGGCTTGGTAGACTCTAAGGATGGCAAGCAAAATTCTTTCAAGTTCTTGGGCCCTTGTCCATCCTGTTGATCTACATAGTACAGAATATTGAGCCTCCAGGGTGCCCTGAGAAATGGGGAAGATTCTATTCCCGCATCTGCTCTGAAAATTCCAAGTTGAGAAGGGGATTAGGTGTGGGCTTCTCATTACAGTCCTGAAGAGCCCccttcaacaaacaaaaaatgctttcAGGGGCCACTGGGGTCCTCTGAAGGCAACTGACCCCATCAATCCACCCGGTATACCCCTAGCAGCTCTTTCAggagcctctcctcctcctggagCACACCAGGCTGCTCCTCCAGACCCCACTCCACCTGGCTGAAGCCCCCCTTTGTGGATCTGGGAGCACTCATGGCCTGCAGCTTCTGAAACAGGCCtctgcagctctctctctccacatggCTCAGCAGGCTCAGGTTCAGAGTGAAGCGCCCGGTGCCCGCCAGGCTGCGCAGGATCCCTAGTACCACCAACCGGTCGGCTGGCCTCACATGATCAGCCAGTGCCACCAGCAGCTCCCCTAGAAGTCCAAACCCCACGTCCGTCTGGAAGAGATGACCCAGCTTTGGACCTCCGAGCTGCAGCAGGGCCTGGTAGCGCTCTGGCCCACTCCGCAAATACCGCCGCCAATCACGGTAGAACTCTGCGGAGGTCTCAGGCTGGAAAAGTGTTTTCACCTGGATCACAAGGAAAGACAGGAAGTCCTGAGCTCTTCCAGCTGCTCTGTGCCAACAAGGCAGTGACAGCGAGGGGAGCCTGTGGGTTTTCATCTTAGCTCTAGTGTTGCTCTCTGAGCACTGGGTAGGCTGTGGTCCCTGTGAACCTGGTTTTCAGATCAGGGAACTGGGAGTGGCATAGGGAAGGAGGGCCCAAGGAACCCAGAACATGATTTGAGAATCTCAGGTGTACCACGATTTTCCCATTGATGAATGTGGACCTAGCCCTGTTCTATGAGTGTAAGTCAGGCTTTACtctgagcagggcagaggggatgGTTGGACACCtcagaaagacaaaaaggaattCAAGGCAAGTGTTAAAAATCTGACAGACTGGGTCTCTCTCTTAACATTGCCACAGGATCATTACACTATATACTGTATAACCCGGGGGCAGAGCAACTCAAATCTGATCTGGGAGCACAAGTCAAAGGAGTGAGTGGAGAAGACCTGCCTAACccacctttccctttcctttttttaaaaaagatttttatttatttattcatgagagacacacagagaggcagagacacaggcagaaggagaagcaggctctctacagggagcctgacttgggacttgatcccaggaccccgggggtcatgacctgagccaaggcagacactcaaccactgagccatccagcccgGTCACCTTTCTGACTTGTTCTGCCCAGTTTAACTCACCCTCATCATCTGCTAgttgcttttctttctggaattggAGACAGAAACCTGCCTCTGTCGGTTTAACAAGAACTATGTATTGTAAGAAGACCAGATTGGAGGTTCAGAGCAGAGAATCCTACTGGTCTGAAAAGGCTAGGCCTCACCTACCTGGGTGATTTCAGTGGCCTCATCCTGAGAGGTCCCTCTCTGAGTAGTGTGACAGTTCCAGGGTACAGTCCTCTTTCCTCCTATCTTGTCCTTCCGCTCCAGTGGCTTCAGATGTGATGCAAGGACAATACCCCTGTGGGCAAAGGACAGAGTGGAGCATAGTCTTATTGCTATCTGTGGATGTGAGGTGGCTGGACTTTGCCTAACAGAGGTGAAACCTACCAGCGAAACCTAACAGCAACAGTGGCTGACAGTTTTTGAGCACCCCCCATGTGCCAGATATTGTGCTTGAAATCTTACatgtaataatttatttacttgtaaaATAGGTTATTCTCTTTTACACACGAGGAACAGAGGCTtcaagaggttaaataacttgcatAAGATCACacaggtaggggcacctgggtggctcaggtcgtgatcctggggtcctaggatcgagttctgcatcaggctccctgcatggagcctgcttctccctctgcctatgtctctgcttctctctatgtgtctctcatgaataaataaataaaatcttaaagaaaaataaatcacacaggTAGCAGAAGGCAGGGCCAGCACTGACACCAGAATTGTCTGACTTCAAAGCACATGCTCTTACCCAGTATCATCCATTGTAATGGGAGGGTCTGAGAAAAACAGCATTAAGCCAACCTGAATTCCTCATAGGAAGCCACCTTTTGTTCCACTGCCCGTAACTTGGCAGCATTCTCCCGTTTGTATTTCTCATCAGCGGTGAGCGCAGCCTGCAGCTCTTTCTCCAAGGCCTTGAAGTCAATGATGTCATTCCTTTCCATGGCCTGTTTCTAGGAAGGCAAAGGGAATGGACATCTGTGGATGACATGTATCAGGGGGAAGGACGTGTCTGCATTTTTTGCCAGCCTGCAAAATGATCCCAAAGCACTTATTTTGGGATATCTTTCTACTTATTTTGGAGGGTGTTACAACAATCTAATTCTCCACTACTTTATTGAGGGGAGCTGAGTTGCACAGTGAGGAGTTGCTTAAGACTTGTCACTGGAAATAGAACACAGAGTTCTTACTTGCAGTTCGGCTTCCAGTGGTAATTTTGTTCTCTGCCTCTGAAAGCATTTCAATTTTGGAGCTTCCACTGAGGCGACATTTGGATCTTGGAACTAAGTCCCTTCTCTCTTCCACATGGGCTCACTCTATAGTGAGGTGCTATGACAAAGGAACTTCCACAAAAGCAGAACTACTGTTAACTATGCTCCTGAGCCGAGGGATGAAATTTCACCCATCATTTAAATTTTGTCATGGGGAATGATAGTTTTCACCCAAACCAGGTGCAAGGACTAAGTACGAAATCACGCAGAAGTGGCAGAGAAGGGGCTCAATGATCCCTCTGTTCAGACTAATTGGAGCACAGGTCACTTGAGCAATGGCTTTAGTTCTGCCCTGGTACTTCTGCGGCCTCTGCATGTGAGGCTGATTGATCCTTTCTACAGGGAAATCATCTATGCAGGTTTTAGTAGTGGCTCTGCCATTTACATGCTATGagacctctctgaacctcagacTTTCGGTGCGTTGAGCTAGATTTTGTGGTGGTGTCATCATCAACGGGGCAGGGAAGCAAGAGGTCTGCTAGCAACCTCATAGAGCTTTTTCCCTCTACCCCAGCGCAGTAagccaggagggggaggggctgggtaGGCCGGGAACTGAACTCAGGTGTCCCGGCTCCTGTCCAGTTCTGAGCCCTCCCCAGTCATTGATGAGAGAGAACAACTAACCCTCCGCCCCCCAGCCCTTCACCCCAGGACCTCAGGCCTAGATTCCCTTGCTTTCCTTGAGAACACTCAGTCGCACCACCAGAACCGCACGGCTCGGCGTAGACCACGCCCAGCAGCCGTGGTTGCTCAGCAACTGCTCCAGCCGCCTGACCACGTGATCATCCCGAAGGCCCCCTTTCAGGGTGGCTTCGAGGCGCCTGACCAGATTCGTGCCTCCTCAGGCGTCCGTCTCTTTGGAGCAGCCCACACCTTGGCTTCGGGGCCTACGACTCCACGTCGCCGGTTCCTGGATCCGCGGCCGGCATTCCTCCTAGCCGGTCCTCAGGCAGAGGGCTGTCCTCGGGGCAGCAACGCGACGGCGGCGTCTGCGGGGTCCTTCCGTTCGGCGGGCGCAGCGGTGCGGCGGCGTGGGGCGGAAGCGCGGTCTCGGGCGCGGACTTGGAGCTTTAGGCCGAGCGGGCGGCAGGTGAGCTGGCGCGCGGTCAACGGCGGAGAAAGTTGCTCCGGGCGGGATGGGAAGTAATGTCCAGTCTGGAAGAGACATTGTAGACTTTCTGCCCCTTTCACTTTgtagatgggtaaactgaggcgtGGAGCGGGAAAGGAAAGACAGCACATACCTCTATTCCGGGAgcgtggggagggagggcataAATGTTGATCGTCCGTAAAAACCCCTTCCCTGGACAGAGGTCGTTGTCTTACTCCCTCTTCCATCTGTGCGTTCTTCACCCCTTCTTTACCGAGCTCCTTTCGTCTTTATTTTGTATTCGTTTGAGAGCCTGCGTTATAGCGGGAAGTTGCAGTGAGATTTGGTCACTAGTTTTGTGCAACTGTGGACAGGTCAGCTGTCTTCTCTGTGCGCTGTaggaatcattcattcaacaaatacttatggaGGTCTTATTTTGTACCAGCGTAGttccaagtgaaaaaaaagtccTTGCTTAAATTTTAGTTGGGGAAATGAGAGTGAAAATGACCTGAATATGTGAACGAGGGTCTAGTACtactagtaaaaataataataaaacggtgaaagtagggacgcctgggtggctccgtggttgagcgtctgtctgcctttggctcaggtcgtggtcccggggtcaGTCCCCCTcagcgaggaacctgcttctccctctgcctatgtctctctctcatgaataaataaataaaatctgggatccctgagtggcgcagcggtttggcgcctgcctttggcccagggcgcgatcctggagacctgggatcgaatcccacatcgggctcccggtgcatggagcctgcttccccctctgcctgtgtctctgcctctctctctctctctgtgtgtgactatcataaataaataaataaataaataaataaataaataaataaataaataaaatcttaaaaaaaaaacagtgaaagtgGGGGTTGGAAAGTGTGTGTAGTAGGGACTATTTTAGAGTTACATTCTCCGGTGACATTTTAGTAGGGACCTGAGTGAAATGAAGTAACAAGGTATAAATATCCATGGGaagagcatttcctttttttagaaaagattttatttatttattcatgagagagacaaaggcagagggagaagcaggctgcctgcagggagcctgatgtgggactcaatcccaggactctgggatcacaatctgagccaaaggtaggcacttacccactgagccactcaggaatcccagGAAGAGCATTTccgaagagaatttttttttaatttatttgagacagagaatgtgagcaggagctgggggaggagcagaggaagaaggagaagcagactccctgccaagcagggagcaggatatggggctcaatcccaggaccctgagaccacgaacCCAGAAGAAGGTagttgtttaactgactaagccacccaggggccctttgGAAGGGAATTTCAAGAGCAGTGGCCCTGGAGCAGAAACGAGCTTGCTTTGTTACAAGCTgccttttataaaaatgtgtgcAGTCACTTCATGGATCTTGGGAGAATAAAACGAGCACAGATGTTGATAGCTCTTGGGAAGTAAAAAGAATCTCTGCAAATGAAAGTTAccataataatttacatttaagtcCTTGGAGCTAGTCCTTTACTTGAGATAAATAtcactatctcaaaaaaaaaaaaatatcactatctcaaaattaaatattccaTTCAGTTAACATTTATCCAGTTCCTTCCTATGCAAGGTACTATACTGGGCATTGGCAAGTAGGCACAAGGAACACAGAGTTCCTGTATTCAAGAATGGCCAAAAAATAATGCTtcctaacatttactgagcctgGGACTGTGATAAATTGTTTACATAGACTGTTTTAAATCTCATAACTTTTTATGCAATGGGGATTACTCACTCCATTCTCCAGTTGAGGAAATAGATTTGGAGATGTGAAGTAACATACCTGAAAGTACATAGTAAGTGACAAAGTTAGGATTCAGATCTGGGTctttcagggcacctgtgtggctcagtcagttaagcgtctgccttcagttcaggtcatgatcctgggatcctaggatggagctccaagtcagtctccctgctctccctctgcccctccctcaattcatgtgcactctccctctctcaaataaataaataaaatatttaaaaacaaaaacaaaacaagtctaGGCCTTTCAACTCCAGAGCCGTACCCTTACTCTGCCTCTGATCTGTTATTACTTATAAACTGTACAGTTGTTGGGGAGGGTAATTAGTAGTTAACTGCCATTCAAGGCAGAATTAAATGTTGATTAAGATACAAaaggctgggcagccctggtggctcagcggtttagcaccgccttcagcccagggcctgatcctggggacctgggatcaagtcccacatcaggcttcctgcatggggcctgcttctccctctgcctgtgtctctgcctctctctctccctcactgtgtctctcatgaataaataaataaataaaatctttaaaaaaaaaaagatacaaaaggctATAGCAGTGTAGGGGAGTGAGAAACTAAGGATCTAGAAAAGCTTAAAGAGATGGCATTTGAATTGTTACTTGAATAGAATTTCAGTAATTGAAGTGGAGAGAACCCACAGAATACTtatcaattacaaaaaaaaaaaaaaaaaaaagcaagtaacttTGGAAAAGCCTGGCAGACACCACCATAATCAAGTGATTAAATTAACATCATTACTAAAGGGATAGATTAAAACCATGTACCACTTAATAGGAGATGCACTGAAAAGGACACCGCATTACTTCTGAGATATTCCTGCCCGTGATGTAAAACCTGACtccaatcatgagaaaacatcagagaaACCCAAATTAagggacattttacaaaaatcaGTAGCCTGTAATCTTCAAAAGTGTCACATTGTAAAAGTCAAGGAGAGACTGAGGAGCTGTTCCTGACTATAGGAGACTAAACACATGACTGTTAAATGCAAACATGtcatcctggattggatccttgCTGTGCAGGACATTGTTAGAAC
Protein-coding regions in this window:
- the FAM187A gene encoding Ig-like V-type domain-containing protein FAM187A; translation: MNMAHPTVLLWVWGSLQAFELVEKENIFQRTPCPAFLIFDNAAYLADMSFELPCHCKPEEVSAVVWYYQKHLGSRHTKVLTDFDGRVLTEESQVRVGSDMLVRFSIRMFSLLVFRAQPEDSGLYFCGTRKGDYFYAYDVDIQSSEGMVATFKDQGQEPIPDEHRGNLHIFTTFWEWTPCDRCGVRGEQWRIGLCYLQSPDLSPRYHKTLPDVVSCGSQAVPRKLRAQTSEHTPELLVQSCVVPCEKKVQDGLMAIFSYVAKVGSRPWVPEVPIQFHEQRLGHGLIISCPGSRPEHAVAWDKDHQYLYRTQYLKGVNRSMRVFIDHGNHLHIRFTQLSDRGIYYCWRQGVRVAGFRLGVASRGSYRVSFSDPETRFAMELTLLGYLFITAVFVTIHLCRCCCYLFHCCPNFSP
- the CCDC103 gene encoding coiled-coil domain-containing protein 103, giving the protein MERNDIIDFKALEKELQAALTADEKYKRENAAKLRAVEQKVASYEEFRGIVLASHLKPLERKDKIGGKRTVPWNCHTTQRGTSQDEATEITQVKTLFQPETSAEFYRDWRRYLRSGPERYQALLQLGGPKLGHLFQTDVGFGLLGELLVALADHVRPADRLVVLGILRSLAGTGRFTLNLSLLSHVERESCRGLFQKLQAMSAPRSTKGGFSQVEWGLEEQPGVLQEEERLLKELLGVYRVD